The following proteins come from a genomic window of Musa acuminata AAA Group cultivar baxijiao chromosome BXJ1-7, Cavendish_Baxijiao_AAA, whole genome shotgun sequence:
- the LOC135679000 gene encoding nitrogen regulatory protein P-II homolog isoform X2 — protein sequence MAAATSPFSARLRAANPLATRHLNSLALVSKPKFLISVSRAAPLHTRFGGARLPSLLPVIRAQSSPEYTPDAEFYKIEAIVRPWRVHHVSSGLLQMGIRGVTVSDVRGFGAQGGSTERHGGSEFSEDKFIAKVKMEIVVCKDQVEAVVEKIIEEARTGEIGDGKIFLIPVSDVIRVRTGERGEKAERMSGGRADMMSSTASID from the exons ATGGCGGCCGCCACCTCTCCCTTTTCCGCGAGATTGCGGGCTGCGAATCCCTTAGCAACTCGTCATCTGAACTCCCTCGCCCTGGTTTCCAAGCCCAAGTTTCTCATTTCTGTTTCGAGGGCTGCGCCGCTCCATACAAGGTTTGGGGGCGCGAGGCTTCCCTCGTTGCTCCCTGTGATTAGAGCCCAGAGCTCTCCAG AATATACTCCGGATGCGGAATTTTACAAAATAGAAGCGATTGTAAG GCCTTGGCGAGTTCATCATGTTTCATCg GGTTTGCTGCAAATGGGTATTCGAGGAGTTACAGTTTCCGACGTTCGAGGTTTTGGAGCACAAGGCGGCTCAACAGAGAGGCATGGCG GATCTGAGTTTTCAGAAGACAAGTTCATAGCTAAAGTTAAGATGGAGATAGTGGTATGCAAGGACCAG GTTGAAGCTGTAGTTGAGAAAATAATTGAGGAAGCAAGAACAGGAGAAATTGGTGATGGCAAGATTTTCT TAATACCAGTTTCAGATGTAATTAGAGTTCGTACAG GTGAACGTGGTGAGAAAGCTGAGAGAATGAGTGGTGGACGAGCAGATATGATGTCCTCGACAGCATCCATTGACTAG
- the LOC135679000 gene encoding nitrogen regulatory protein P-II homolog isoform X3, whose protein sequence is MAAATSPFSARLRAANPLATRHLNSLALVSKPKFLISVSRAAPLHTRFGGARLPSLLPVIRAQSSPEAIVRPWRVHHVSSGLLQMGIRGVTVSDVRGFGAQGGSTERHGGSEFSEDKFIAKVKMEIVVCKDQVEAVVEKIIEEARTGEIGDGKIFLIPVSDVIRVRTGERGEKAERMSGGRADMMSSTASID, encoded by the exons ATGGCGGCCGCCACCTCTCCCTTTTCCGCGAGATTGCGGGCTGCGAATCCCTTAGCAACTCGTCATCTGAACTCCCTCGCCCTGGTTTCCAAGCCCAAGTTTCTCATTTCTGTTTCGAGGGCTGCGCCGCTCCATACAAGGTTTGGGGGCGCGAGGCTTCCCTCGTTGCTCCCTGTGATTAGAGCCCAGAGCTCTCCAG AAGCGATTGTAAG GCCTTGGCGAGTTCATCATGTTTCATCg GGTTTGCTGCAAATGGGTATTCGAGGAGTTACAGTTTCCGACGTTCGAGGTTTTGGAGCACAAGGCGGCTCAACAGAGAGGCATGGCG GATCTGAGTTTTCAGAAGACAAGTTCATAGCTAAAGTTAAGATGGAGATAGTGGTATGCAAGGACCAG GTTGAAGCTGTAGTTGAGAAAATAATTGAGGAAGCAAGAACAGGAGAAATTGGTGATGGCAAGATTTTCT TAATACCAGTTTCAGATGTAATTAGAGTTCGTACAG GTGAACGTGGTGAGAAAGCTGAGAGAATGAGTGGTGGACGAGCAGATATGATGTCCTCGACAGCATCCATTGACTAG
- the LOC135679000 gene encoding nitrogen regulatory protein P-II homolog isoform X1 — MAAATSPFSARLRAANPLATRHLNSLALVSKPKFLISVSRAAPLHTRFGGARLPSLLPVIRAQSSPVEYTPDAEFYKIEAIVRPWRVHHVSSGLLQMGIRGVTVSDVRGFGAQGGSTERHGGSEFSEDKFIAKVKMEIVVCKDQVEAVVEKIIEEARTGEIGDGKIFLIPVSDVIRVRTGERGEKAERMSGGRADMMSSTASID, encoded by the exons ATGGCGGCCGCCACCTCTCCCTTTTCCGCGAGATTGCGGGCTGCGAATCCCTTAGCAACTCGTCATCTGAACTCCCTCGCCCTGGTTTCCAAGCCCAAGTTTCTCATTTCTGTTTCGAGGGCTGCGCCGCTCCATACAAGGTTTGGGGGCGCGAGGCTTCCCTCGTTGCTCCCTGTGATTAGAGCCCAGAGCTCTCCAG TAGAATATACTCCGGATGCGGAATTTTACAAAATAGAAGCGATTGTAAG GCCTTGGCGAGTTCATCATGTTTCATCg GGTTTGCTGCAAATGGGTATTCGAGGAGTTACAGTTTCCGACGTTCGAGGTTTTGGAGCACAAGGCGGCTCAACAGAGAGGCATGGCG GATCTGAGTTTTCAGAAGACAAGTTCATAGCTAAAGTTAAGATGGAGATAGTGGTATGCAAGGACCAG GTTGAAGCTGTAGTTGAGAAAATAATTGAGGAAGCAAGAACAGGAGAAATTGGTGATGGCAAGATTTTCT TAATACCAGTTTCAGATGTAATTAGAGTTCGTACAG GTGAACGTGGTGAGAAAGCTGAGAGAATGAGTGGTGGACGAGCAGATATGATGTCCTCGACAGCATCCATTGACTAG